The following proteins are co-located in the Rutidosis leptorrhynchoides isolate AG116_Rl617_1_P2 unplaced genomic scaffold, CSIRO_AGI_Rlap_v1 contig75, whole genome shotgun sequence genome:
- the LOC139885070 gene encoding uncharacterized protein yields METFDQIDYYGVLGVASDASKEEIKRAYRKLAREWHPDRWTNKSPSMLGEANSRFQQIQEAYSVLSDPGKRTMYDTGYYDPYDDEEEGCSDFFQEMTSLMAQTRKEEKVYSLEELQGMFTEMAQGFEQNYNPWTYGQCERSQWEVPQYPMADSMFHASSGLNMYGLPNNYCC; encoded by the exons ATGGAAACTTTCGATCAAATTGATTACTATGGAGTTCTTGGTGTTGCTTCTGATGCTTCTAAAGAGGAAATCAAGCGTGCTTATCGGAAACTTGCAAGG GAATGGCATCCTGATAGGTGGACTAATAAATCCCCATCTATGTTAGGGGAAGCTAATAGCAGATTCCAACAGATCCAAGAAGCCTATTCAG TGTTATCCGATCCGGGGAAGAGGACAATGTATGATACAGGGTATTATGATCCTTATGACGATGAGGAAGAA GGATGTTCTGATTTTTTCCAAGAAATGACGTCTCTCATGGCACAGACCAGAAAAGAG GAGAAAGTATATAGTTTGGAAGAGCTACAGGGCATGTTTACAGAAATGGCACAAGGGTTTGAACAGAATTATAACCCTTGGACTTACGGACAATGCGAAAGATCACAATGGGAAGTTCCACAATATCCTATGGCAGACTCAATGTTCCATGCCTCATCGGGCTTAAATATGTATGGATTACCGAATAACTATTGCTGCTAG